In the genome of Raphanus sativus cultivar WK10039 chromosome 9, ASM80110v3, whole genome shotgun sequence, the window GGTGGGTCTGGAGAAACCAAGAGTGCAGTTGAAACCGAATCATCAGGGTCTTTAGTTGAAGAAAGGTCTCTTGATGAGGCACAAATGATCATCTGAACAACACACCtgagaaagaagaaaaggaagaggaagatgcAACCACATCCGATGTATGGTCTATTGAAACTCGATCACTGGAGGAAATCCCAAAACCTTCTGAACCAAAAGAGGGGATGGCAACGGAAGTAATCGCTGAAAGAGTACAGATTGCCGCTGAAGGGATTGAGTCTAGTAATGTAACACTAAGGGGATGAAGTTGTCACTGAGGAACCAAAAGCTGAGACCTCAAGCAACTCTGATGTGATTGTAACGAGTCATGAGTCTAAAGAGACTCCTGAAACTTCAGAACcagaaagaaaaacagagaaggaggagaagaaggagaagagttCCAAATCTTCAAGCTCAAGCTCTAGTTCGAGTGACTCAGATTGAGAAATGGAAGGGTATACATCTCAACTCAAGTAAAACATATGTTTGTTACGCGGTAATGATTGGCACTTCtgggttttgtgtgtgtttcatCAAACTGTGTGCTCTGTTTTTAAAAAGGGCAAGAAGAAGCCGCTTATCATTTCTCCTTTTTGTTGGTTTTTGTGTGTCTGTGTTTTCCTCTTTTCTCTTGCTTTCagctttcatatttttcaaattcagagaaaacaacaaaaaaaaaaaagtaatccgTCAGAAAAGCAAGCTTTTACCTCGAGAATGGTAGGAAGAACATTAAAACCATAGCTGAGAGTATAAAATTGATCAATAATTCTGTTCAAACCACCTGTTTCTCGACTAGACATGAGTAAAGACagttatgatgatgatgagataaAATGGAATGAGCGAAACTATGCAAAAGAGTAGGAGAGGAACCTCAGGTGGTAACGTTGGTCAAGATCATGTAAATGTGAGAACACCTACACAAGCAAATACGTGACAAGGTGGACCGTGTTGTCTTTGGCTTCTTCTAGGCTCTACCTTGTGAAACAACCTGTAGCAAGGTGGTATTATCCACCAGAAGTTGATTACAGGCTTTCTGCTCTTCCCCCAATTCCAATGGGACTTGTTGTTTGGATCATAAAATCAAATGTTTGTGTTTCTTTCTCATTTTGATTTAATCTGTCTCCTACATGCATGCTTGCTACATCTCATCTTACACATGTTATATATCTTATCAATCTGAACTTCAATTTCTCGCTTCACCTCCCTCTCTCCGTCGTAATGTCAGGGTTATTGCTGAATGGTAAGCATTATATACTTAATCATCTATGTTTGTACTTTGCATAACCACCAACCCATTCCGAAAGTTCATGTGGAAGCAAGCCCCTAGCAGAACTAGCTGCACAAGAGTAGCTTAATGAACTGAGGCACTAATGGAACTTGCCATGTATAGTTTTTATCAATACATCTCCCAAGTAAAATTTGAActttgtgatatatatatatacccttGTATCCCAATGGAGTAGCTAAAGTATAATTTCCACCCACaaataaatgattaaaattgATGGGACACACACAGCACTGATACAAAAACTCTGATCAAGAGGAAGAAATCAGAACTCTTGATTGATCAAAAACATGTGCACTTTGCCAAGTAGAAACAGATTTTGATCGATTCTGGTCACTAGACTCAACTGAGTTGCAAGTACACAGGAAATACAAGAAGCTCAGTAATACAAAACAAGAAAAGCACTCTAAGACAAAGGCTGTTGGATTCGGACaacaatgacaaaaaaaaagagtactACTATGCTAGAGATTCTTGTTTTGCTTTGGGCAAGAAGGTTTCCCACCATCCCGGTTCATACTTGGGGTACGGCGCCACCCAATTTTTAGGCTTGTCGAACTCTAAAGAAGTAGGAGTGAAGGCCAAGGCTTCATCAAGAGAGGTAGCTTCAAAGGAATCAGCTAGAACTCGATCCAACCTTAACTTCATGAACCTGCGTCATAACataacacaaaaacaaaacatgtgAGGAACAAACAAAAGGATGTAACTTTGTAAAGATGAGGATCAAAAGGGGGTCTAGTCTCACTAACGTGATCCAGGGACCATTGGTGGAGACAAGAGCGACGGCAGGGCGACGGAGCCTTTGAGTGATGTTGGGGAACTTGTCGAGGAACTTAGGCTCGATGACGAGCCAGAAGTCTAGCTCCTTTTCATTCTCTCCGTAGTAACGAAGACGCTCGAACAATTGCTCCTGAAAGTGTTCCTCTTCGTCAAGCATGAACTTTGCGTTCGCAACCAGGAAGTAATACTTGCTGCTGCTCTCTCCCTACCAAACAATCATCGATTAAAGTAAGCGGCTTTGTTCGACTCTCGAGAatgaaaagagagaagagagaagagaaaccTTATTATCAGACTGTTGTTCAACGGAGGTGGCAGCGGTTAtgaaagaggaggaggagaaatgTGAGGATAGAGACAGAGGCTGTTGCGGAGAGAGATGGAGCTTATTCGTCTGCTTGGGAAGAAGAGTAGAGGAGACGAGTAACGGTTTCGTACGGCAAGCGGCGGCGGTTGGCACCGCTACCACGCCAAATGCTCCGGTGACGCTCCACATTTTCTGAACTGAGTA includes:
- the LOC108823813 gene encoding uncharacterized protein LOC108823813, which produces MWSVTGAFGVVAVPTAAACRTKPLLVSSTLLPKQTNKLHLSPQQPLSLSSHFSSSSFITAATSVEQQSDNKGESSSKYYFLVANAKFMLDEEEHFQEQLFERLRYYGENEKELDFWLVIEPKFLDKFPNITQRLRRPAVALVSTNGPWITFMKLRLDRVLADSFEATSLDEALAFTPTSLEFDKPKNWVAPYPKYEPGWWETFLPKAKQESLA